The Alphaproteobacteria bacterium nucleotide sequence CTTCCAAAGAAAAATCTTTTTTTGAGTCAATGAATAATTGTTTTATAGCTAGATCTTTTTTATCAATCTTTTTTATATACAATGAAATTAACGTATCAATATTTCTAATATAAGCCATTTTTTTAGCTCGTAGATAATTTATTTTTTCATTAAATGACATCTCCCGACCAAAATAAGCTTTTATAAAAAAATCTTCGTCTTTTATTGGTAATTTAAAAATCGAAGCAAAACGAGCAAGATCAAATAATGGACCATAAAGACCTGCGTCCTGCCAATCAATAATCCATACATCTTTTTGATCTGCAATTAAATTGCCTGGATGTACATCTGTATGCGTGATCGCAAGATCAGAATTTTCAAGAAACTCCTTTTCTAGGCTTCTAAAAGTTTTTAATACTTCTTGATATTCTACCGCTTCGGTTTTAACAAAAAAGTTCTTTTCGAGTATTGAGATTTTAGGCATCAAAGGTGATACTGGCATTGAATGAAGAATACGTAATTTTTGAGCAAGTGATTTCAATAAAAGTGGATTTCGTGCAATGGATCCGTAAAATTTTTCACCATCGATACAATCCATAATAATCATTTGATAATCGGGTGAAACATAATAAACATGCGGCGAAATATTTTTATCTGCTGTTTTTTGTACTAATTCAACTTCCCATTTACGTTCATTTAAGGCTCTTTCAGGGCTTAACATTCTAACAATATAATTTTTTTCGTTTAAAAATGCTTTATAAATTGCTGAATCAGAACGGCCTTCTGTAATTTTTTTAATCTTTACTTTTTGATCATGAGGAACAGAAAAAATAGATTTTAATTTTTCAATTATCATTAATTCTTGACTGGATCTTTGGTCTATAGGAATTTTATTTTTTTGAGTACATGATGGAAGAGTAATGCTAATCAAAATACAAAATGATAATTTTTTTAATATTGACCAAAAATTAAATATGTTCATTTTAAGTACTTTCTATTTTTTCAATAATTTCAACACAAATAGGCGGATGATTAACAATCTCACAAAATTTTAAAAAATCGTACGTCGAAACATTTAAAGTCATATCGTTCCGTAAAGGATGAAAATTAACATGATCACTTTTTAAAAAATCTTGATCCAAATAAAATGTAACATTACGCGCAATATCATTAAGTAACCCATAAGGTGTAACTGAACCTGGGATAACCCCAAGAAAATACATCAAATCTTCATCGCTGGCAAATGAAAAACGCCCTTTGCCGTATGATTTTGAAAATGCGGTCAGATCAACTCTTTTTGTATCCAAAACGGATAACAACACATAGTTTTTCTTTTTATCTTTTAAAAAAAGATTTTTACTATACCCAAATGATTTGGAAATGCCGATTTTTAGGCATGAGATTTAAGGTGATTTTTGATGCCGAAAATTTCGACAGATAATTGTTTTACCTTAGAAATTTTTGGTTCAAAAAGCGACCAAAGGTCATCGGCTAAAAACGGTAGTTT carries:
- a CDS encoding phosphotransferase, with amino-acid sequence MNIFNFWSILKKLSFCILISITLPSCTQKNKIPIDQRSSQELMIIEKLKSIFSVPHDQKVKIKKITEGRSDSAIYKAFLNEKNYIVRMLSPERALNERKWEVELVQKTADKNISPHVYYVSPDYQMIIMDCIDGEKFYGSIARNPLLLKSLAQKLRILHSMPVSPLMPKISILEKNFFVKTEAVEYQEVLKTFRSLEKEFLENSDLAITHTDVHPGNLIADQKDVWIIDWQDAGLYGPLFDLARFASIFKLPIKDEDFFIKAYFGREMSFNEKINYLRAKKMAYIRNIDTLISLYIKKIDKKDLAIKQLFIDSKKDFSLEEKILIKSILNSNFNVIMDEIVNSHNLKILILYLIKKYRKL
- a CDS encoding YbaK/EbsC family protein, producing the protein MSKSFGYSKNLFLKDKKKNYVLLSVLDTKRVDLTAFSKSYGKGRFSFASDEDLMYFLGVIPGSVTPYGLLNDIARNVTFYLDQDFLKSDHVNFHPLRNDMTLNVSTYDFLKFCEIVNHPPICVEIIEKIEST